From Bacteroidia bacterium, one genomic window encodes:
- a CDS encoding thioesterase, producing the protein MKLFCFPYAGGSSVVFNNWKSYLRYDIELRAIELAGRGKRIMDAHY; encoded by the coding sequence ATGAAGTTATTTTGCTTCCCTTACGCGGGTGGATCGTCAGTAGTATTTAACAATTGGAAATCGTATTTAAGATATGATATTGAACTAAGAGCCATTGAGTTGGCTGGTAGGGGTAAACGGATTATGGATGCCCATTAC